The genomic stretch AGGCAATATCATTTTGCTTCCGGGCGTCCTTCGGCGATGTGCCGAGTACGGACATTTCTCCTGAGGTAGGTGATGTAAGCCCAGCAATCATGTTAAAGATCGTCGATTTACCGCAGCCAGATGGTCCAACAAAGCATAAAAACTCGCCTTCCTGCACCTGCAAATCCGCATGCTGTACAGCAACCGTACCGTTAGGATATATTTTGCCAACATCCTTTAACGATAGCATTGACCCTGTATTCCGCTCTGTAGACAATGGTGTGGCGCCGTTTTGGGTTAATAGCATTTCGATCGCTTCCCTTCTTCTTGAATTCAATCACGGTAGCGTGATGTGAAGTTGTTTCCTATCATAAACGCATATTTGAACAATGTAAATAAACCTAACACAAAATCAGTTGTGAAACCAATGTAAATGGGTTTGTTTTGGTTTTAAATACAAAAATATCGGATTGTGTGTTATATTATATAACATGATAATGCAATTTCATTAAGATTCATCCATAGTTCATCTAATTTGTTCCGTTTAGCCATTAGAGCTAAATACAAAGGATTGCTTAAATTCATCAAGAAATAGGAGCTGTTGAGGATGGAATTGTCCGTAAAAGAAGCACTGAGTATATATCCATTATCGGAGGGCAAGCTGGTAGCCGGCAAACTGGGTATATCACGGATGATCACAGCGATCAATTTAATGGATGCTCCGGATATTATTAACTGGATGAAGGAAGGCGAGCTCCTTCTGACGACCGCCTATGCGATTAAAGATTCAGAGGAAGAATTCATTCAATTGCTGCAAAAGCTGAATCAAAAAAAATCAGCAGGGCTTGGCATTAAGCTTGGACGCTACTGGAGAGAAATTCCTGACGTTGTGCTTCAAGAGGCAGACCGACTACATCTGCCGCTCATCGAGCTGCCCTTTGCTTTCACCTTCTCTGAGCAAATTACTGCATTGTTTCAAAATGAATTTAGACGAGGCACTCAGCGATTGAATGATTTACTCGAAACACAAAAAAAACTCGTTGATTTTGCTATGCGCGCCGATGAATACACACCTTATTTTCAAACCATCGCATCGATTTTAGATCATTCGCTTGCTGTCGTCGGCAGATCTGGGCATTTGCTTCACAACACGACGGTTTGTACAGAGGAGCAGCTGCTTAAGGGATGGCCCTGGGAGGATGAGGAAGTGCTGCTGAATGTGGGCGGATCTATTCTATCGTGCATTCCGCTGCTGAAAAATGGAAGATCCTACGGATATCTTATCGTCAGCTCCGCTAATTTGGCTGAGGCTACTGAGAAGGAAGGCATCTTCCATCAGGCTGCAGTCATTCTCTCCTATCATCTTGAGCAAATAGAAGATCAGGAATATGCGGCAGCAGAAAATCGGCTTGGCAAGACAATAGAGTTCATATTAGAGGGAAAAGCATTGCAGCAACCGCTCCGCGAGGTCGCGAGCGGCATAGGCAGTCCTATTTTCGACGGAGCCTATATTTGTATTGTATCTGATTTAACGATTCATAGCGGAGATCTCGATCGGCGCTTCAAAACGCTTCGCGACCTACACAGCCGCCTGAGTGAGCATCCGAATACTACTGATATAAAATCACATCATTTTTTTGTTGCAGACACTCTGCTCTCCCTGTTCCCTTTATCAGAAGAAATAGCCAAAAACCGCATACTCGCTCGGCAAGCTGCACAAGCCTATGGCGATATAACTGCTTCCGTCGTTACAGTCACAGGCAAAGCCAGCTGCTTCATTAGTAAAATCAAGCATGGAGCAGATGAGCTGCTGGAGGGCTATCGCGAATGCTTGGAGGCGCAGCGAATCAGTGAGCAGCTCGATTTTGGATTGCCGACTATCTTTTTTCCCGACTTGGAATTCGTCTATTTGCTTCGTCATATTCCATCAGAAATTAGAACAAGGTTCGGGGACCACATCCTGCGCCCTCTTCTACAGAAGGAGGAGGAATATGCTGCTGAGATGCTAAGAACGCTAGAAGCTTATTTCGCTCATCATGGCCATATTAATGAAACTGCAAAGGATTTGTTCATTCATCGCAATACGGTGCTGTATCGCATGGAGAAGATTAGCGAGCTGCTTCGATTGGATTTCAAAAACACCGATCATCTTCTGCAATTAAAGCTTGCACTCGCCTTCCGGCATATGACAGCAATACAGCAGAGCATGTAGCAGAAATGTTTCAAATGCTAGAGAAGAGGTTATAGACATTAAAAATAAGTTTGAGGCATATGATTTAATAGATTTGCTTTTAATAGAAGGAGGAACTATACAATGGAATATATATTGAACAAACAATATAAAGATGAAGAAGTTTATTTTGACGGGTCGCACTATATCGGATGCTCCTTCACGAACTGTACTATTCATATCCAATCGCTAAGCTTCAACTATGATCGCTGCACGTTTGCAGGTTCAAAGTTTAAGCTAAGCCCAAAGCTGCTGATTCTTCAAAATGTCTACTCGCTGCTCCCGTCTTCCATGAGCGGATCAAATGTGGTACAAGCCTAACGGCTCAGGTGAAAATATCAACCGCTCATGCCCGCAAACAAATAAAACGCAAAGCCAAGAGAATCATAGGCTTTGCGTTTTATTTGTTGTTCAACTGCTATTTAATTAATGCTGCCCACAAGCTTCATAACCGCATCTCTTGTAAGCTTATTGCCGCCTGCAGCGATTAAATTAACGGTAGCATGCGCCAGCGTCAATGGTATTTTGCAAAATTCTAATGCTGGACCGCCCTTTAGTTCCATAAGATACTCATCAGCGATCTTTAGATTGCGGCGCGTATATTTAATCATTTCCTTCGGGCCCCAGCCGTCTGGGAAAAAGTTCACGCCTCGTTCCATATCCTCTTTCTGATTACGCAAAATATTGACTGCCTGCAGCCCTCTGCCGAAAGCAATCGCTTTCGATGAATCGGTTTTTGTTCCATCAAACCAGAGCCATAGCTCAGAGAGCATTTCTCCGACCATGCCTGCAACACTATAAGTATATCGATCCAAATCATCTTCCGTGCGAATATTCCAGCTTTCATGAACCCACTCTGCCATTTGCTTAGACATCTTAGCCGTATTGCGATATACGACTCCAGCAGCAGTAGGCGGACAAAGAAGAGCCCATTCATCAATCTTCATCGTAACTTCCGGCAGTACATCCTGATAAGGTGCAAGCAGCTTCCGAGAATTATCGACGACATTTGAAGATTCAAACGCATCATGAATACCAAGCAATAGCTTCGCTTTCAAATCATCGGATAACGTTTCATGATCTTCAATTTCATCAATTGCTCGCATACACAAATAGGCAGCCGCTACCGCATCTTTTAATCCATCTTTCAAGCGACTAATAGGAATATAAAAGGTACGGCTCGTTTTCTTCAACATGATCATCGCATCATTCAAAATAAAAACTCCTTCATTTTGGCAGCTTTACTTCAGGCTTGTTTTTCGTTATTCATATAATACCATACATACATTTGATCTGCACCGTTACTGCGATTTAACGTATTTTCAACCCATTATTTTCTATGAAATGTAATCTCCGCTCTAATTTAGGAGCAGTTTTTCCCAAAAACGGCTTTTATATAACTAGTCACAAAATAAAAGCCGCATCCGGATGGACACGACTTTTACTGCGAGACTAGTCTTTAAAATAACGCTGTACTGTTGCATACGCCAGCTTTGGTCTCCGATACCGATCAACGATCCCTTTACTGTTCTGCGTACCTGCTCTCGTAATAAGCCAATCCGTTCCTTCCGTCACTCTGCAATCACAATATTGCCATATAAACATGCCAGAGATGAATGGCCTTGACGTATAAGCCGACAGATTGGCTTCAATAATATCAGCTTGCCGCTCCTCTGTTCCCCGCACTCTGCTCGCATCCCGATGTCCATAATAACCGTCACCGCCAAACTCGCTCATAATCATCGGTTTTCCTAGACCTCCGCTTGTATCTGCCCACCCTCTTGCCAAATCACTGAGCTGCCCTGGATCCTCATCACCATACCAGCCTGGATACAAATTAAACGAGACAATATCCGCTAGATCGAAGCAAAGCTCCCTCTCTCTGTGGTGTGAAGCAAACGTCAACGGTCGACTCGCATCAAGTGCTCTGATTTGCTCAAGCTGTTCCTTGTACATCTCTCTGCCCTCTGTTGTATCGCTAGCGCATTCGTTCAAAATCGCCCATATCACAATGGAGGGATGATTAAAATGCTGCTCAACCATTTCACGATTCACCTGCTCGCACTGCCAGCGGAAATTCGGATTGCGCATTTGATCCAGGCTAAGTCCTCGCGCATGGTTCTCCTCCCATACAAGAATACCTCTCTCATCACATAGGTCAAGGAAGAGCTCATCATTTGGATAATGGCTTGTCCGAACAGCGTTACAGCCCATATCACTTATTAAGTCTATATCCAGCGCCATTAATTGCAGCGGAATCGCGGAGCCTACCATCGGATGATCCTCATGACGGTTTACACCTTTAAATACAATGTCCTGACCGTTCAGCTGTATTTTTCCATCATTAGTCGTTAAAACGCGAAAGCCCACTCGTTCGATTAAATCATCGACCTCCACATTGTCTACGAGCAGACGTGCTTTTAGCTGGTACAGAACAGGATTCTCCGGCGACCATGCCTGAGCCTCAGCAAAATCAATTACGCCGCTCAGCACAGATACCCCACTCCCCGCAGCTTTGCCTGCACCTAATTCCAAAACGTTTCCATCCAGCTCAAAGATCAAACGATAGCTCAGCACATCTTGACTCAATTGATGAATATAAGCATTAACCGAAGCTTTCCATCCGCCATTCTCCCAAACAGGCGTAAACGCAATTCGTTCCACGAAGAGAGCTTTGACTTCCTCCATGTAGACAGACCGATTAATTCCTCCGTATGTATAATAATCATTTGGAATATGCAGTGCCGAGAATTCGCCAAAGCTATTGTCTACAAGCACAACAAGCTCATGCTCCCCAGGCTCAGCCTCATTCACGATAGCATGAAAGGCCGTATACGCATTATAATGCTCAGCAACGAGCTTTCCGTCAAAATAGACTTTGGCCGTATGACTCACGCCTTTGAATACAAAACGAAGCGCTGTTTTTTCCTTTACCGTTACTCGCTTCCTATAAGCCCCGCTCCCTCTATACGTCAGAAAATCAGGATGCATTTCCCAGCAGCCTGGAACTGTCAGCTTATAGGAATAAGTAAGCTGCTCAAGATTAGGCTCATTTCCTTCTATAGCTGTAAAATCCCAACTGCCATCCAGCAGCTGCACCTTCCGAAGCTCATTCGTCTGAAACAATCGAGTCATTTGCTTTCCTCCTATTCATAGTTACTGAATTTTTTTCTGTATTCTGTTGGTGTCATTCCTGTCTCACCTTTAAAAATTTTATTAAAATACGAATGCTGGTAGCCAACCGCCTCTGCGATTTCACTAATCTTCATGGGTGTGGAGGAAATAAGCTCCTTTGCCTTGTCGATCCTTAGCCTCATAATATAATCCACATAATTAATTCCGGTCACCTGTTTGAACGATCTGCTCAGCATATAAGGACTTGTTCGGCATCGCTCTGCACATTCCTCCAACGCGATATCTCGCATATATTCCTTGTTCAGCAGCAGGGAAGCTTCCTCTACAATTCGCCGTGCACCGATGTTCTGAGCTTTATTGAACTCATCAAGATAAGGTCCAATAATTTTGTCTCTAAACCAAGAGCGCATGGCCGAAACATCGGGAAGCCCTAACAAATCACCGTAAACATTGCCTTCCTTAAATAAAGGATGCTGCACAAAACCAAGCTCAATCAGCATATGACGTACACTGCCAAGCAGTTGAAGCAGCGCTTGACGAACAGCCATCTCTCGCATGCTGATCCGTTCAAGCTCGACCATGTATTCCGTGAAACGAAGCTCCGTTTCCTCTGTTAGACCGAGCCGCATCACATGCAGCAGTTCCTTCTCCTGAACAAATGGATATTGGATACTATCCGTTTGCATCGGATTTTTGTCTTCCATATCAATGATTTGATGAGTTTCCTGAAGCTCACGATAGCTTATTGCATGACGCGTTTGCTCCAATAATTCTGGAATATGGCCAATTTTCTCTGTCCACCTGCAAATAATAACAGTCACATGCAGCCGGAGCACGCTGGATAAAGTGGATATGAGCTCCTGCGACAAATCATAAAGTAATTCTCGCCTGTCCTTGGCGCTGCTATCTATGCTTGCCGTACACAATAAACCAACAGACATATCTTGAAAGTTAATTAAATGCGCTTCGATATTGTGGTTTACTGCCAGCTCCTCTGAGATATTTCCGGCTGCAAAGGAAATCAACTGACGATCATCCTCTTTGAAATTCGATCTATTCTCAGCAAGACCAGACAGCTGAATGATCAACAGCGAGAACTGCCTATTGTCCGTTTGCCAGCCCAGGCTTTCCATTCTTAGGCGCAGACTCGCTTCATTGCTAGCATACAAATGTCCTTGAACAAGCTGGAGCAGAAAGCCCTCACGCAAGGATGGAACAGCTTGCTGCAGCCTCTCCTTTAAGGTTCTCGTTTCATTTGTGACCGTCATCCACTTCTGCTCTATGAACGCCATCTCATGCTTGACAGCAGCTTGAGTATTGCTTCGATCTGCTCCAAGCAGCGCGAGTAAACGGCCAATTGGTTTATATAGGCGTAGTGATGCGTACCATGACAGTAATAAAGCGATCAATAAGCCTCCCAGACTGCATGCTAAAATCCACCGAGAGGATACGGCCACCGGCCTAGTCAGCTCGGATAGCGGCGTTGCTGTTACATAGGTCCAGCCTGCAAGCGACACATTGCCGAGCGATACGATATACGCATCACCCTTCCACTGAAACGGAAAGGTTTTTTCTGTTTGGCTATTGGCAAGCAGATACTGTCTTAATGCAGCCGACAACTCCGCTTCAATAGCCGCCGGCTCCAGCACAAATTCTCCTGAGCTTTGAAGCAGGAAAGAGGTCCCCTTCTCCCCAGCCTGCAAATAAGCGATATTTCTATTCATTTCAGCCGGACTGATCGTAAGTACAAAAGCGCCGAACGGATTTTGAGAATGCCAAGGCAGCTTAAATACAATCGATACCGGTGAACGGTTTCCCTTGTTATTGATCGGCAGCTTATAATACAGAAATAAACCTGATTTGCTGTCCAAGCTGGCTTGATATGCCTTCATACTGGATTCATTCAAGTATTCAATGCCGTCAGCTGATAAAAGCGCCTGCTGTTCGCTTAAAAATAAATAAGCGTCACTCACTAATAAGCTAGACCCGCCAACAACGGTCATCGTTTGCATAAGCTCCTGTATCTCGCTGACATGGCTTAGAAAATCATAGTTTTCCAAATAAGTGCCGAACATTGGATTATTAGACCATCTGCTCATCAGCAAGGAGATTTGATCGAACTGGCTGTTCATCATATCAGAGAATTGCTCGATGCGAAGCGCATGCGTCTTGAACACCTGCTTCTCAATTTGATTAACGCCAATCATATAATTGCTAACTGCTATAATAAAGGATGGAATACTTGTAATGATAAGTACGAGCACCAGGCTCCTTCGGAAGTATTCTCCTCGCAGCATTCCTGTTTTAGGCCAAATAGACCATTTCTGTCTCAACCAAATACCCCCGAACAGTTGCGAATTAGTGGAGAAACAATCCAGAAGCCAATATACCCTCACCTTCTCCTAAGAGTTGATGAGGGTGTCCTTGATTATTGCGCGCTGTTTCTCGCTTGATATGCCTCATTGATTTCAGTAATTATTTTTTGGTAGTTTGGATCTGTCTGAAGCTCTGCAACCAGCTTGTCCCAGTCCTCAAGTGCAGCCTTGCTCATAATGATTTTTGTCTTCAAATCCTGAATTCTTTTATCATAATCGCTGCCAAGCTTGGAGCCCGTCTCCGTAATAAGTCCAGAAGCAGGATTGGATACACTCACTTCCGCTGCTTGATCAATTAGCCCTCTTTCATGCTTAAGCTTTTCAGCAGCGATGCCTGTGCCCAAATTCCCGTATTTGTCATACTTCATAAATATATTTTGCATAAATTGAAAGCTTAGATCATTAGAAGCCGACTCCGTTAGTACATAATTGTCGCCGTCCTTTGTAAAATCCTCACCCTCAATACCATAGGCAGCAAGCTCATGCCCTTCATCTGACGCGCCATAATCTAGAAATTCGAGCAGCTTTCTTACCTTCTCCTCTTTCACGCTCTTCATGATGACGAACATTCCGAAGTGACCTGTCCCCTTAGATGCGTATTTCCCGTTTTCACTTTCCAAATAAGGCGTCCATTCCAGATCAGCATCCGCCTTGCCCGCAGCTTGAAGCTCTTTTACCATCGTTGGAATTTGGTTCGGCTTATCTGGAAAAATACCTGCCTTGCCCGCATACACCATATCCTTCGCTTGATCATGCTTAAGAAGTGCAAAATCCTGAGGAATCAAGCCCTCTTCGTAAGCATTGTTCAGCCATTCCAGTGATTTCCTCATCGACGGATCAAATGTAGTATCCACAAGCTTCCCGTCAACAACTTTATATTTACCGCCTGTCCCAGTGAATGCTTCTTGAACAAAGGTGAATTGGCCCATATCCGATTGATTCACGTAACCTGACAAGCCCACGGTACCCTTTTGTCCATCAGGCGCATTTTCTTTGAATGCTTTCATAACCGCATACAGCTCGTCCATCGTTGTCGGCACAGCAAGGTTCAGCTTCTCGAGCCAATCCGTACGAATAAGCGGCTGGGCGTTCCCCTCTGTTGGTCTTACGCGCGGCACCCCGTAAAGTTTACCCTCAACTAAGTTATTTGTAAAAGTAATATCAGGAAATTTCATTAAATTAGGATAGTCCTTAATCATCTCACCAAGGTCCCAAAACGCGCCTTGCTTAGCCATGTTTTGGAATGCAGCATTTCCTGTATCCGTTACAAGCATCAAATCTGGAAGCTGCCCAGAAGCAAGTGTCACGTTGACTTTCTCATTAAAGTTGTTAGGTGTTACCCAAGTAACATCCAGCTTCGTATTGGTCCGTTTCTCTACTTCCTTCAATATCCGGTTGTCTGGTGCTGGCGGCTCCTTCTGATAATAAATCGTCAACACACTGATGTCCGTTGGACCTTGTTCCGATTCTGCACCTGCGGCACCTTTGTTCACTGCATCGTTATTGCCTCCGCAGCCTACAATCAGAACCGTTATTGCCAAAATAGCTGTAAACCAACCCAACCTAGCTTTCTTTCTAGTCATGCTTTTTGCCTCCCTGATGATTCTTTTTATTATATCTCTCATTCCTTTACAGAGCCAACCATAGCCCCTTTTGCAAAATGTTTTTGCAGGAATGGATATACCAGAAGAATAGGTATGGTGGAAATGATGACAGCCGCCATTTTTTTGGTTTCTGACGGAATGCTTCCCATACTTGTATCGCTTGCTGCTGCCCCGCCCATGGACGTAGAAGAATCAATCAGCATATTTTGCAGCAAAATTTGGAGCGGCCACTTCGCTGTATCATTAATAAACAGCACCGCGTTAAAAAACGTGTTCCAATAGGAGACGGCATAGAACAGGCCAAATGCTGCAAGCGATGGCAATGAAAGAGGTAAAATAATGCGAAACCATACGCTCATATCATTACAGCCATCGATTCGAGCCGCCTCCTCCAACCCAACAGGAATGGAATCGAAGAACCCTTTCATCAGAAGAACATACCAACCGCTCGTCATGACCGGAATAATAAGCGACCACAAACTATCAATCATCCCCAGCTCTTTGACGACCAAATAGCCTGGAATAATGCCTGGATTAAATAATGTTGTTAATAAAATTAAAAACATCAGCTGCTTTCTGCCTCTCATCCGTTTGCGAGAGAGTCCATAGGACAGGGATGACGTAATAAGCAAGCTGCACAAGGTTCCAACAATCGCTAGAAAGGCACTTACTCCAGATGCTCTTAGAAAGGTTGAAGTCGATAGCAGATACTTATAGGAAACGAGTGTCCACGTTTCAGGAAACAGCAGCAGTCCTCCCTGGCGGTATTCCTCCGGCGTCGTAAATGAAATCACGAATACATAATAGAAAGGAAATAGACATATCGCCCCAACGAACAGCAAAACCGTAACGTTTAATGCGCCAAATAGTCGATCCAATCGACTTTCTTTTATTGTCGACACAGAGCTCTCACGCATCAATAAACACCGTCCTCTCCAAATTTTTTCGCAAGCCAGTTCGCAAAAACGACTAAAGCTACGCCGATCACCGACTTGAACAAACCAACAGCCGTACTATAGCTAAACTGCGCCTGCAATATGCCGACACGGTAAACATACGTATCGAAAACCTCAGCCACCTCTGATACGGCTCCATTCATCATTAAGTACACCTGCTCGAAGCCAACATCCATGATGTGCCCGATTCTCAAAATAAGAAGAATGATAATGACATTTCGAATAGCCGGCAGCGTTACATGCCACATCTGGCGCAGTCTGCCTGCTCCGTCCAGCTTTGCCGCTTCATACTGCTGCGTATCGACACTCGCAATTGCAGCAAGGAAGAGCACCGTCCCCCAACCGACCTCTTTCCAGATCGATTGAAGAGTTAACAGCAGCCAAAAATAATCAGGATTCGTAAGAAAATCGATTTTTTCAAATCCGAACGCGACGAGCAGCTGGTTAATGACCCCCTCCGATTGGGAAAGCATCAAAAAGCTCATTCCCACAATAACAACCCACGATAGAAAATGTGGCAAATACACGATGGATTGAATCGTTTTCTTAAACCATTGCAGCCTCAATTCATTCATCATTAAAGAGAGAATAATCGGTAGTGGAAAGAAGAATATAAGGCTCAGCAGATTAATAGCCATCGTGTTTCTGAATATTCTGTAAAATTCAGCATTCGAAAACAATCGTTGGAAATGCTCAAGCCCGACCCACTCACTGTGCAAAAAGCCTAAGTAAGGCGAATAGTTCTGAAAGGCAATGAGTACGCCCCACATGGGTATGTACTTAAATACAAGGAAATACAATAGCCCGGGAAATACTAATAGATATAGAAACAAATCTCTTCTGAGAAGCTTGCCTTCAGACAATAGTTTGTTTTTTAATCGAATCCGCAAGCTCATTGCTTCCTTCACTGCATACTTACTCTCTACATTCACTTTCAATGGTTAGTCACTCCTCTATCTGCTGCTTGCTTAGTCAATGCTCAGCAACTAACCCTTACTATAGATCCCGTGCAGCTTGAACTCATTAAAAAATACTTG from Paenibacillus sp. FSL H8-0548 encodes the following:
- a CDS encoding extracellular solute-binding protein, which translates into the protein MTRKKARLGWFTAILAITVLIVGCGGNNDAVNKGAAGAESEQGPTDISVLTIYYQKEPPAPDNRILKEVEKRTNTKLDVTWVTPNNFNEKVNVTLASGQLPDLMLVTDTGNAAFQNMAKQGAFWDLGEMIKDYPNLMKFPDITFTNNLVEGKLYGVPRVRPTEGNAQPLIRTDWLEKLNLAVPTTMDELYAVMKAFKENAPDGQKGTVGLSGYVNQSDMGQFTFVQEAFTGTGGKYKVVDGKLVDTTFDPSMRKSLEWLNNAYEEGLIPQDFALLKHDQAKDMVYAGKAGIFPDKPNQIPTMVKELQAAGKADADLEWTPYLESENGKYASKGTGHFGMFVIMKSVKEEKVRKLLEFLDYGASDEGHELAAYGIEGEDFTKDGDNYVLTESASNDLSFQFMQNIFMKYDKYGNLGTGIAAEKLKHERGLIDQAAEVSVSNPASGLITETGSKLGSDYDKRIQDLKTKIIMSKAALEDWDKLVAELQTDPNYQKIITEINEAYQARNSAQ
- a CDS encoding PucR family transcriptional regulator — translated: MELSVKEALSIYPLSEGKLVAGKLGISRMITAINLMDAPDIINWMKEGELLLTTAYAIKDSEEEFIQLLQKLNQKKSAGLGIKLGRYWREIPDVVLQEADRLHLPLIELPFAFTFSEQITALFQNEFRRGTQRLNDLLETQKKLVDFAMRADEYTPYFQTIASILDHSLAVVGRSGHLLHNTTVCTEEQLLKGWPWEDEEVLLNVGGSILSCIPLLKNGRSYGYLIVSSANLAEATEKEGIFHQAAVILSYHLEQIEDQEYAAAENRLGKTIEFILEGKALQQPLREVASGIGSPIFDGAYICIVSDLTIHSGDLDRRFKTLRDLHSRLSEHPNTTDIKSHHFFVADTLLSLFPLSEEIAKNRILARQAAQAYGDITASVVTVTGKASCFISKIKHGADELLEGYRECLEAQRISEQLDFGLPTIFFPDLEFVYLLRHIPSEIRTRFGDHILRPLLQKEEEYAAEMLRTLEAYFAHHGHINETAKDLFIHRNTVLYRMEKISELLRLDFKNTDHLLQLKLALAFRHMTAIQQSM
- a CDS encoding carbohydrate ABC transporter permease → MRESSVSTIKESRLDRLFGALNVTVLLFVGAICLFPFYYVFVISFTTPEEYRQGGLLLFPETWTLVSYKYLLSTSTFLRASGVSAFLAIVGTLCSLLITSSLSYGLSRKRMRGRKQLMFLILLTTLFNPGIIPGYLVVKELGMIDSLWSLIIPVMTSGWYVLLMKGFFDSIPVGLEEAARIDGCNDMSVWFRIILPLSLPSLAAFGLFYAVSYWNTFFNAVLFINDTAKWPLQILLQNMLIDSSTSMGGAAASDTSMGSIPSETKKMAAVIISTIPILLVYPFLQKHFAKGAMVGSVKE
- a CDS encoding AraC family transcriptional regulator; amino-acid sequence: MRQKWSIWPKTGMLRGEYFRRSLVLVLIITSIPSFIIAVSNYMIGVNQIEKQVFKTHALRIEQFSDMMNSQFDQISLLMSRWSNNPMFGTYLENYDFLSHVSEIQELMQTMTVVGGSSLLVSDAYLFLSEQQALLSADGIEYLNESSMKAYQASLDSKSGLFLYYKLPINNKGNRSPVSIVFKLPWHSQNPFGAFVLTISPAEMNRNIAYLQAGEKGTSFLLQSSGEFVLEPAAIEAELSAALRQYLLANSQTEKTFPFQWKGDAYIVSLGNVSLAGWTYVTATPLSELTRPVAVSSRWILACSLGGLLIALLLSWYASLRLYKPIGRLLALLGADRSNTQAAVKHEMAFIEQKWMTVTNETRTLKERLQQAVPSLREGFLLQLVQGHLYASNEASLRLRMESLGWQTDNRQFSLLIIQLSGLAENRSNFKEDDRQLISFAAGNISEELAVNHNIEAHLINFQDMSVGLLCTASIDSSAKDRRELLYDLSQELISTLSSVLRLHVTVIICRWTEKIGHIPELLEQTRHAISYRELQETHQIIDMEDKNPMQTDSIQYPFVQEKELLHVMRLGLTEETELRFTEYMVELERISMREMAVRQALLQLLGSVRHMLIELGFVQHPLFKEGNVYGDLLGLPDVSAMRSWFRDKIIGPYLDEFNKAQNIGARRIVEEASLLLNKEYMRDIALEECAERCRTSPYMLSRSFKQVTGINYVDYIMRLRIDKAKELISSTPMKISEIAEAVGYQHSYFNKIFKGETGMTPTEYRKKFSNYE
- a CDS encoding sugar ABC transporter permease; translation: MSLRIRLKNKLLSEGKLLRRDLFLYLLVFPGLLYFLVFKYIPMWGVLIAFQNYSPYLGFLHSEWVGLEHFQRLFSNAEFYRIFRNTMAINLLSLIFFFPLPIILSLMMNELRLQWFKKTIQSIVYLPHFLSWVVIVGMSFLMLSQSEGVINQLLVAFGFEKIDFLTNPDYFWLLLTLQSIWKEVGWGTVLFLAAIASVDTQQYEAAKLDGAGRLRQMWHVTLPAIRNVIIILLILRIGHIMDVGFEQVYLMMNGAVSEVAEVFDTYVYRVGILQAQFSYSTAVGLFKSVIGVALVVFANWLAKKFGEDGVY
- a CDS encoding glycoside hydrolase family 2 TIM barrel-domain containing protein, with amino-acid sequence MTRLFQTNELRKVQLLDGSWDFTAIEGNEPNLEQLTYSYKLTVPGCWEMHPDFLTYRGSGAYRKRVTVKEKTALRFVFKGVSHTAKVYFDGKLVAEHYNAYTAFHAIVNEAEPGEHELVVLVDNSFGEFSALHIPNDYYTYGGINRSVYMEEVKALFVERIAFTPVWENGGWKASVNAYIHQLSQDVLSYRLIFELDGNVLELGAGKAAGSGVSVLSGVIDFAEAQAWSPENPVLYQLKARLLVDNVEVDDLIERVGFRVLTTNDGKIQLNGQDIVFKGVNRHEDHPMVGSAIPLQLMALDIDLISDMGCNAVRTSHYPNDELFLDLCDERGILVWEENHARGLSLDQMRNPNFRWQCEQVNREMVEQHFNHPSIVIWAILNECASDTTEGREMYKEQLEQIRALDASRPLTFASHHRERELCFDLADIVSFNLYPGWYGDEDPGQLSDLARGWADTSGGLGKPMIMSEFGGDGYYGHRDASRVRGTEERQADIIEANLSAYTSRPFISGMFIWQYCDCRVTEGTDWLITRAGTQNSKGIVDRYRRPKLAYATVQRYFKD
- a CDS encoding phytoene/squalene synthase family protein gives rise to the protein MIMLKKTSRTFYIPISRLKDGLKDAVAAAYLCMRAIDEIEDHETLSDDLKAKLLLGIHDAFESSNVVDNSRKLLAPYQDVLPEVTMKIDEWALLCPPTAAGVVYRNTAKMSKQMAEWVHESWNIRTEDDLDRYTYSVAGMVGEMLSELWLWFDGTKTDSSKAIAFGRGLQAVNILRNQKEDMERGVNFFPDGWGPKEMIKYTRRNLKIADEYLMELKGGPALEFCKIPLTLAHATVNLIAAGGNKLTRDAVMKLVGSIN